A region of uncultured Anaeromusa sp. DNA encodes the following proteins:
- a CDS encoding MFS transporter — protein sequence MKKQNDLLIMILTVGVFGILNTEMGMVGILPFMAERFQVSISQAGLLVSLFALVVAISGPTMPLLFSGLDRKKVMLLVLGIFTAGNIVAVFAPNFETALLSRVIPAFFHPIYCSLAFSVAAASVKPEEAPQAVAKVFIGVSAGMVIGVPVSNFIAAAVSLEMAIAFFALVTALALLATFFWVPSMPIEKRLSYGEQVRVLKKSVTWLSLIAVLLLNGAVFGVFSYLAKYLETVTHFSWSAISLVLFVYGMANILGSMLAGRLLTKNANKTVAAFPFFLGALYLILFLVGELTMPTAVIVFIWGVLGGIGANINQYWVSTAAPEAPDFANGLFLTSANLGVTVGAAVCGYFISEIGMEFVMLGGIIFAVLSSGFIFIRLYCSTTGGKIAPEEECEKSVAY from the coding sequence TTGAAGAAGCAAAATGATTTACTCATAATGATCTTGACTGTAGGAGTTTTTGGTATTTTAAACACGGAAATGGGTATGGTCGGGATACTGCCTTTTATGGCGGAAAGGTTTCAAGTCAGTATATCTCAAGCTGGTTTACTCGTAAGTCTGTTTGCGTTAGTTGTAGCTATTTCCGGACCTACCATGCCACTTCTATTTTCGGGGCTTGACCGTAAGAAAGTGATGTTGTTGGTGCTTGGGATTTTTACGGCAGGAAATATTGTCGCCGTTTTTGCGCCTAACTTTGAAACGGCTCTGCTGTCGCGAGTGATCCCGGCTTTCTTTCATCCGATTTATTGCTCACTGGCCTTTTCGGTAGCGGCTGCCTCAGTTAAACCAGAAGAGGCTCCCCAAGCGGTAGCAAAAGTATTCATTGGCGTATCTGCCGGAATGGTTATTGGCGTACCTGTTAGTAATTTCATTGCCGCTGCGGTTTCTCTTGAGATGGCTATAGCGTTTTTTGCCCTTGTCACTGCGCTGGCGTTGCTGGCGACCTTTTTCTGGGTACCTTCTATGCCAATAGAGAAGCGGCTGTCTTATGGGGAACAGGTAAGGGTACTGAAAAAATCAGTAACATGGCTATCCTTGATCGCAGTGCTCCTGCTGAACGGCGCCGTATTTGGCGTGTTTAGCTATCTAGCAAAATATTTAGAAACGGTTACGCATTTTTCCTGGAGTGCAATTAGCTTGGTTCTATTTGTGTATGGAATGGCCAATATTCTCGGCAGTATGCTTGCGGGGCGTTTGCTTACTAAGAATGCAAATAAAACGGTAGCCGCTTTTCCGTTTTTCTTGGGAGCGCTCTATCTGATTCTATTTCTAGTAGGTGAACTCACTATGCCTACGGCAGTGATTGTCTTTATTTGGGGCGTTTTAGGAGGAATCGGGGCTAATATCAATCAGTATTGGGTTTCCACAGCGGCACCGGAAGCGCCGGATTTTGCTAATGGGTTGTTTCTCACCTCCGCTAATTTAGGGGTGACGGTTGGCGCTGCGGTATGCGGCTATTTCATATCCGAAATTGGCATGGAATTCGTTATGCTTGGAGGCATTATTTTTGCCGTGCTAAGCAGCGGCTTTATTTTTATACGTCTCTACTGCTCCACAACGGGCGGAAAAATAGCGCCTGAGGAAGAGTGCGAAAAAAGCGTAGCCTATTGA
- a CDS encoding MerR family transcriptional regulator encodes MIISEVSEKYGLTHDTLRYYERIGLIPPVKRRPNGIREYDDYSCGWIEFIFCMRKAGLPIETLVEYVQLYQQGAATKEARKGLLLGEYRRLDERIVELQAIKKRLLCKIDNYNHLEESVETMDKDKQA; translated from the coding sequence ATGATCATCTCGGAAGTAAGCGAAAAATACGGGTTAACGCATGATACACTGCGTTATTACGAACGAATCGGCCTTATTCCTCCGGTTAAACGCAGGCCTAATGGAATTCGCGAATATGATGACTATAGCTGTGGATGGATTGAATTTATTTTCTGTATGCGAAAAGCCGGTCTACCTATAGAAACTCTTGTTGAGTATGTTCAACTTTATCAACAAGGGGCAGCTACGAAAGAGGCCAGGAAGGGACTTTTGCTGGGGGAATATCGTCGTTTGGACGAACGCATTGTTGAATTGCAGGCCATTAAAAAACGTTTGCTGTGCAAAATTGACAATTACAATCATCTTGAGGAATCGGTAGAAACTATGGATAAAGATAAGCAAGCATGA
- a CDS encoding cyclophilin-like fold protein, giving the protein MKIKGINRFLLLLSVLLAFLLTACSFTETSGVTAVSNAENLGSPTSNFKAFTESNQSQQSNHVESEKRINAKITVGDKVFAVKLYNNETTRALLAKLPMTVSMTELNGREKYYHLSEKLPTQATETPAIIHEGEIMCWSSNSLVLFYNTFSNSYGGYVRLGYIEDIAGLKEIMGKGAVQVTFEISK; this is encoded by the coding sequence GTGAAAATAAAAGGGATAAATCGATTCCTCCTGTTGTTATCGGTTCTTTTGGCTTTCCTACTGACTGCTTGCAGCTTTACCGAGACTTCTGGGGTAACAGCAGTAAGTAATGCTGAAAATTTGGGTTCACCAACGTCAAATTTTAAAGCATTTACAGAAAGTAACCAGAGCCAACAAAGCAACCACGTTGAAAGTGAGAAAAGGATAAACGCAAAGATTACGGTTGGTGACAAGGTTTTCGCTGTGAAGCTTTATAATAACGAAACAACAAGAGCCTTGCTTGCGAAGCTGCCGATGACTGTTAGTATGACGGAACTGAATGGCCGGGAGAAATATTATCATTTATCAGAGAAACTGCCTACCCAAGCGACAGAGACGCCTGCAATAATCCATGAGGGAGAGATCATGTGTTGGTCATCTAATAGCCTAGTACTATTCTATAATACGTTTTCCAATTCGTATGGTGGATACGTCAGACTTGGCTATATAGAAGACATTGCCGGGCTGAAAGAGATCATGGGAAAGGGAGCTGTACAGGTTACATTTGAAATCAGCAAATGA
- a CDS encoding flavodoxin family protein: MKNILIISTSPRKGGNSEILADEFKRGALESGHSVEKICLYDKNISFCKGCLVCQTTKNCVIEDDANAIGEKMLHADAIVFATPIYYYEMCGQMKTLLDRSNPIFPQKYAFRDIYLLAASADVDPASMDGAVKGLQGWINCFGLTNLAGVVRGVGAAQPGDIRNSPSILQDAYQMGKNV; the protein is encoded by the coding sequence ATGAAAAATATCCTAATTATATCCACCAGCCCGCGCAAAGGGGGAAATTCTGAAATACTAGCGGATGAGTTCAAGCGAGGCGCTCTTGAAAGCGGGCATAGCGTAGAGAAAATCTGTCTGTATGACAAAAATATTAGCTTTTGCAAAGGGTGTCTTGTTTGTCAGACTACTAAGAACTGCGTAATAGAAGACGATGCAAATGCAATTGGCGAAAAAATGCTTCATGCCGACGCGATAGTCTTCGCAACACCAATATATTATTACGAAATGTGCGGGCAGATGAAAACCTTGCTGGATCGTTCTAATCCAATTTTTCCTCAAAAGTATGCTTTTCGCGACATTTATTTACTAGCAGCATCAGCTGATGTAGATCCAGCTTCGATGGATGGCGCAGTAAAGGGCTTGCAAGGATGGATCAATTGCTTTGGTCTAACAAATTTGGCAGGGGTTGTGCGCGGAGTTGGAGCAGCTCAGCCGGGAGATATCCGCAATTCACCGTCGATCTTGCAAGACGCTTATCAAATGGGAAAAAACGTTTGA
- a CDS encoding cupin domain-containing protein translates to MSDLSNSVIFPKGNKMPEPYNKYFVGQAYLEMLVPGDKEFNCPIGNVTFEPGCRNNWHKHPGGQILLVTGGRGWYQEEGKTACEIKAGDVVKIAANVKHWHGAAIDSWLAHLSVETNSQAGSAEWLEPITDDEYNKLNSKN, encoded by the coding sequence ATGAGTGATTTAAGTAATAGTGTAATTTTCCCCAAAGGCAACAAAATGCCGGAGCCATACAATAAATACTTTGTCGGGCAAGCATATCTGGAGATGCTTGTACCCGGTGATAAGGAATTCAACTGCCCGATTGGCAATGTCACGTTTGAGCCGGGCTGCCGGAATAACTGGCACAAGCATCCAGGCGGTCAGATTCTCTTAGTTACAGGTGGCAGAGGCTGGTACCAGGAAGAGGGGAAAACGGCTTGCGAAATTAAGGCGGGCGACGTAGTAAAGATCGCGGCTAATGTGAAACATTGGCATGGTGCTGCGATAGACAGCTGGCTTGCGCACCTTTCCGTTGAAACAAATAGTCAGGCTGGTTCAGCAGAATGGTTAGAACCTATCACTGATGACGAGTACAATAAGCTCAATTCTAAAAATTAA
- a CDS encoding helix-turn-helix domain-containing protein, producing MADTKEKILHTALRLFARNGYEAASVSDIAGALGMTKGALYKHYKNKREIFNSIVERMYQVDAERAKKYEVPEETFAQSPSAYRQVAMDKIKIFIKAQFHFWTEDEFASNFRKMLILEQYRNPEIMELYQKCLLSGPISYMEDVFREMMEEHSAWSKSDPKQLALAFYAPFYLLLSISDVTPDKKEAAALLAAHMERFIENNFPERLS from the coding sequence ATGGCCGATACAAAAGAAAAGATTTTGCATACGGCGCTTCGTTTGTTTGCACGGAATGGCTATGAAGCTGCTTCAGTCAGCGATATTGCTGGAGCGCTTGGTATGACCAAAGGCGCCTTGTACAAGCATTATAAGAATAAGCGGGAAATATTCAACAGCATTGTGGAGCGTATGTATCAAGTGGATGCAGAGAGAGCGAAAAAATATGAAGTGCCGGAAGAAACATTTGCTCAATCGCCGTCTGCTTATCGCCAGGTTGCTATGGATAAAATCAAAATTTTTATCAAAGCGCAGTTTCATTTTTGGACGGAGGATGAGTTTGCCAGTAATTTTCGGAAGATGTTGATCCTAGAACAATATAGAAATCCGGAAATAATGGAACTGTATCAAAAATGCCTTCTAAGCGGACCAATCAGCTATATGGAAGACGTATTCCGAGAAATGATGGAAGAACACAGTGCTTGGAGTAAAAGCGATCCCAAGCAGCTTGCCCTTGCTTTTTATGCGCCGTTCTATTTATTGCTAAGCATTTCCGATGTGACGCCTGATAAAAAAGAGGCAGCTGCACTATTAGCAGCGCACATGGAGCGATTTATAGAAAACAACTTCCCTGAAAGGCTTAGCTGA